The Aspergillus nidulans FGSC A4 chromosome VIII genome contains the following window.
CACGATATTCCCATTCAGGTCCTTTCTAATTACTGACCGTCCCCATTGTTCATTTTGCCTCCACTCCCGCCTCTGTCTATTCTTTCCTGGCCCTCTCGCCGTCCAGATTAGATATCCGCGAGCTTCACAGCGAGTGAGCTCAGCTGGCGGAAACGTGCTCCTAGAGCCCCTTAGCCACAAGGGGTACGAGGAGATGCAGCTCTGGAGCCAATTCCACTGCGGCAATCCCTCACAGCTCAGCCTCCCCTCGCTCTAAGGCACATTGAGCCTCAGGGCCATGGCCCAGGATGTGGGCGAAGTTCGAGTCCAGCCTCCCAACGCCAGCCTACACCCTGACGATGCCTTGACAGAGAAATCGTCAGTCGCAGAATGGTCTTCATCGCCTCTGAAGCATTCTCCCGGCGGACACATTAGCGATAACCCTCCCATGGAAGCCTCGCGCGCAGAGTCGACGGACCAAACAGCGGGATTGCCGCAAATAACGGGGGACGAGGTGGCGGAAAATGCTGGACCCAGTCAAGCATGGGGTCGCAAACTGCGGACATTGCCGGGTAAACAAGTCCCTCTCAGAGTGCACGAGACAGGAGGAAACTGAAATGCTGATTTGTCTTGCATCTAGCCTGGATTCGATCTTTGGAATACCCAGTTGATGATATTGAAGCCACCGCCACTTCTCGACTCCTGCCGTCGCAGCCGAACGAGGCCGTAGTCGCGCAGCATAACCACTCACCATATTCGACGTCGAAACCGGGTTTAGGTGCAGATCGTGGGCATAGTATGGATGGAGAGCCGGCGCGCGAATCACGGTGGAAGAGTTTTTCCAAGACTATAGCCTACCCTCGAGAACCGGGCTTAGAGGAGAAGCTTGTAACGCCAGAATGGCTGCACGAAAACCATGGCAATTATGCATTGCCGTGGCGGGGCCAGCTTGAGCCCGACGAAGACACAGAAGATCCGCTTAAGAAGAAGCGGCGACGCGAAATGTGGTTCAAACGCTTTCACAATACCCTTCTGCAAAGCCCGATTGTACCATTGGTCATTCGGTTGACGGTGTGGTCTTTTTCTTTAACAGCTCTGGCGCTTGGAGGCTCTATTCAGCGACTTTCGAGCGACTTTCCACGTCCTCAAGGGCCCTCGGCCTTGATGGCAATTATTGTCGACGCTGTTGCGTTGGTTTACCTTGTCTACATCACCTGGGATGAGTACACAGCCAAACCGCTGGGACTCCGCTCCCCCGCTGCTAAAGCACGACTCATTCTTTTAGATATTTTCTTTATTGTTTTCGATTCGGCCAATCTCAGTCTGGCTTTCGAGTCCTTATCAAGTGCAGAAGGCGCTTGCACTTACGCGGAAATAAACCAGACTTTGGTCCCAAAAAACGACAATATTTGCAGGCGTCAGGTAGCTTTAGCCTCTGTTCTACTAATTGCGCTCATAGCCTGGCTTGTCACCTTCTCGATCAGTGTTCTCAGGTAAGTGTCAACGCTTTCTCATATTGACTTCGAAGACGCTAATCGCGCTTCATGTGGAAAGACTTGTTGAACGAGTATCAACAAAATAGACGATAACCACCACCCTGGAGTTGTCATTGTTTGGGCTTGGCTCTTTCTCAAGAGTCTTCTCGCCTTTTTTCACTTCTTTTCTACACTATCCAGTATCTATGGCTGGCTCCATGTGCTTGATAATTTCTTGACCGTATGCTTATTTCTTGCCTAACACCGCTACGCAGCTTGCGTCTTTCTTATTTTTGATTATGAACGGccttttattttttttttggataCAACCCTACGAGTGGTTTTGGTGgtatgaggatgaagggtaCATATATTATTAATACCCTACGGCGCCCTACGGCGTTGGAACTATGGATGATAATATGGCTCAATATCAAACCATTTGCTCAAAGAGAAGCATCGAGTAATACGCTCGACTTATCCTTTCAGCGCAGGTCCATCTTTCCCATAAAGCGGATCCGCTTGAAACCATTCTAAGCTTTCAATATTTCGAAGATTGTGTTCTTCCCCCGGTCGCCCATAGCACATATCCCAAGACTTACCCCGTGGGTAAGCGCCGACCATCATGAATGGCCTCTGAGCTTCATCGGTCTCAGAGAGCAGCCGGTGGCCCACACCAGCTGGAACTATAATCAGATCCCCCTCAGAGACCTCCGGTTCAAATCGATCGGGGTTCCCTTCGCCCCCAAAGCAGAGTTTTGCAGACCCGGAAACCACGCCCAGGACCTCGTGGCTAGTCGAGTGGAAGTGTGTCTGGGGGTACATGGAGTATGTCCATCTTGCGGAGACTTCACCGATTTTGTCTAAATGTTTCGACAATTCCTCTGCCGAGGCACTGAAAGCTTGATGGTAAATAATGAGCGGCTTGTGTTGAATGGAGGTATTTGGGATGCGCTCCCACTGGGGTATCTGTCGAGAGGTGACTTGAATCTCTGATGATGGCCTAATCATTGTGTATAGTGATTTGGACGGTGCAGTGCTTGGTTTGTTATTCCGCTGGGATTCGAGCGCTGGTGTTATATTGCTAGGGGTCACGTTACGTCATAGGGTTTTTACTCTGGAGTATACTCCATATCCAAGGTTGCTTTGAAAGAGCCTCATCCCTTCCAAAGCTAGCTCTCCATCTAGTTCCAAAAAAGTATCATGCAAGTACCGTTCTAAAGATATGCGTTCCAACCATAGCTAAGGTGTCACTGTCATCGAATCTATCATCTTATCTCTTACGTGAATTCCAGGCAACAAGATCTCTGTTCTGACTGATCACAAGCACTGAAGCCTGGATCCGTTACGCAAAAGAGCCCCTTGGTTCAACGCCACGAGTGACTGAATCTCCAGCAGTGATCAAATGGTAAAATGTGATGCCTGGATGGTAGAGAGCAGGTGTTATTTAAGAGAGTTCGCATATAAAATGGCTTAGAAGAGtcaaagggaaagaaaagtcTCTCTGAGACTCGATAGTAATGAGCCTGACCGCCTACCCAATAGTTCAGGATTGCCCCCACATCATTAATCCCCAGTcactcatcatcatcccaaGTGATCCAACGCCACGGCCTGGTCGCGTCAGTCTTTATCCTCGATACTTTTCTGGCTTTTTCTCCCAACCTTGCCCCTGCCTCATACTCTGGAAGCCGGCTTATAGAAATCTTCTCCTATTCGTTTGGTCTGCTTTTGCGCAACGTCCTTCTCTCGACTGCCTTCCAGCCGCCCACCGCTCTGAAGGGTAAGAGGGACGGAGAGGTCTCGCGATCAGCATCATTTATCCGGCTTCTCCCTAATCATTCGTTCGCTTTGGTAAGCTCCCTGACGTTAATATTGTCTCCGTGTCttgacagcagctccagtgCTGACGCTTGAACAAGTTTCCGCCTGTTTTCTCATTCGGCGGGCTACCATTCCGCGGAACAGCATGGCGCCTCTAATGCCCCAGGCCCCCCACAAGGATGACTTGGAAGAAACGTGAGTGCACCTGGCTACTCGCTATTGTTCTGTGGAACCGTCGTTTTTGGCATTCCATCAGAGCTCGGCTGACCGTTGCAGATGGGTATTCCTAGAGAACGGCATCAACAATGTCATGGTCAAACTGGAGGACGGGGTGGACATGAAGAACGTACGTGGCTCATCACTGTTTATGTGCCTCTAGCCTTAGAATGCAGCTTGCTAACTTCTGGTGTTGCTCTAGTACATGGCCCTATACACGTACGTCTGCCTGACGGACCGAACCACCTAGAACTCATCGTCGTCCATGGCTAACATTGAGACAGAGCGGTCCACAACTTCTGCACCTCTCACAAAGCTGTCAGCGGTCAAGCCATACAAGCACAGCGTGGTGGTGCGtattttttcccttcccatTTCCAGATTCCTCATGATAAATACATCCGCACAGTGACAGCTGACCGTCAATTTTAGCACACTTGCTCGGAGAGGAGCTTTATCGGAAACTTGGAGAATACTTGTCGCGCCATCTTGAGTGGGTCCACGGAGAATCGATGGGTCATACGGATGAAGCTCTACTTTCATTTTATATTCGGGAATGGCAAAGGTATACGACCGCTGCCAAATATATAAACCATCTCTTCAGATACCTGAACCGCCACTGGGTCAAGCGAGAAATcgatgaagggaaaaagaacgTATATGATGTGTATACTCAACACTTGGTAAAGTGGAAGGAGGATTTCTTCCTCAAGGTGCATGAAAAGGTCATGGGCGCGGTTCTTAAGCTTGTCGAAAAGCAACGGAATGGGGAGACCATTGAGCAATCGCGGATTAAGAGCATTGTTGATTCATTTGTCTCTCTCGGACTTGATGAAACTGACCCCACGAAGTCCACCCTTGAAATTTACCGCTATTACTTCCAACGGCCTTTCCTCGAAGCTACCAGGATCTATTATGAGGATGAGTCGCGTCAGTTTGTGGCGGACAACAGCGTTGTGGAGTAcatgaagaaagcagaaatccGTctcgaagaggagaaagcaCGTGTTGGACTCTATTTGAACAACGATATTTCAAAAGATCTAACCAGCACCTGTTTGGATGTACTTGTCACTGCGCACTCGGAGCTCCTCCGTGACGAATTCCAACCGCTGCTCGACAACGAACGTCAAGATGATCTCGCCCGGATGTACCGGCTTTTGTCACGAATCAAAGATGGGCTGGACCCTCTTCGCACAAAATTCGAAGCACACGTAAGGAGGGCTGGTTTGTCTGCAGTTGAGaaggttgctgctgaaggtGACTCCTTCGAGCCCAAGATGTACGTCGATGCATTGCTGTCGGTGCACACCAGATACCACAGTCTCGTCAAGGAAGCTTTCAATGGCGAGTCCGAATTTGTCCGCTCGCTTGACAACGCTTGTCGCGAGTTTGTAAATCGCAACAAGATCTGCAAGTCCGGGTCTACGAAGACACCAGAATTACTAGCCAAGTACACGGATTCTCTGCTGAAGAGGGGATCAAAAGCTGCGGAGGagtcagagctggaggagatgttGGTACAGATCATGACCGTCTTCAAGTAcattgaagacaaggatgtCTTCCAAAAATTCTACTCCAAGATGCTTGCTAAGCGACTAGTCCATGTGAGCTCAGTATCTGATGACGCCGAGACTAGCATGATCAGCAAACTCAAGGAGGCGTGTGGTTTTGAGTACACGAACAAGTTGCAGCGGATGTTCCAGGATATCCAGATTTCAAAGGATCTGAACTCAAGCTACAAGGACTGGCTTGAGAAATCTTtcttggatgatgatgaccgaAAGAAGCTTGTGGACTCGCACTTCCAAATTCTCGGGACCGGTTTCTGGCCACTCACGGCCCCTTCAACTTCTTTCCTTGCTCCGCCTGAAATTGTCAAAACTTCTGAGCGTTTTCAGAAGTTCTATTGCGATAAGCATAACGGTCGAAAGCTAACCTGGCTCTGGCAGCTGTGTAAGGGCGAGCTCAAGGCCAATTACATCAAGAACACCAAGGTCCCATACACTTTCCTTGTGTCTACGTACCAAATGggcatcctccttctcttcaacgAGAGCGACACGTTGACATACTCTGATATACAAAAGGCCACTACTCTCACACCTGAAATCCTTGATCCAAACCTGAGCATTTTCTTAAAGGCCAAGGTCCTTAACATTAGTCCTGAAGGATCTAAACCCGGGCCAGACTCGACCTTCTCCCTGAACTACAACTTCAAAAATAAGAAGATCAAGGTcaatctcaacatccaaATTAGGTCCGAGCAGAAGGTCGAGACGGATGACACACATAAGACAATCGAGGAAGACCGCAAGCTCTTGCTCCAGGTATGTCTTCTTGCCTTGTCTACCCAAGTGATTGTACTATACTTACTTACTATCCTTTGTAACAGTCCGCAATCGTCAGAATCATGAAatccaggaagaagatgaagcaCGTACAGCTTGTGCAGGAAGTAATTCACCAGGTCAAATCACGCTTCCCCCCCCAAGTACccgacatcaagaagaacatcgAAGCATTGATGGAGAAGGATTACATCGAGCGTCTGGACGGCGATGAAATCGCTTACATTGCatgattttcttctctcaAATCTACTTTACTTATTCATCATATCTCTATTCCAATTTCTTCCTTTAGGCGTTTCCTCTTTGCGAGACCATGGATTCATCAGCCAGTATCATGTCCCTGTTAGCACCacttccttgtcttctgtCTACAACTACTCTTCCCAACTCTGCAAGCTAGCCGACTGCGACCTCCACCTGCCATTTTCTACTTAGACTAAGAGAATGAGTTACCTTCGTCGTGATATAGATAAGATATGCTGCAGTGTGTTTGATAAAGTACGCTTGACCAATCTTTCGCTATGGTCGTTTCGCTTGGCCCTGAGACTCGATTTCAGCTATTTCCTTAAGAGTACGTGGACACATTTGTGTCGTCATCGTAATAGCTAAAGTCTTCCCAGCTTGTCATACAAAAAGTCTCGAGCATAGAGTCTAGAACTCGGCCCTCGAGCAAAACGTCGGATAAAAGTTGGTATCTAAATAAGCAGACAGGTAAATAGGCTAAGGGGAGGTATTTGCGGTAGTTAATCGCCTAAAATAATGCTGACAATTGCGCCAGCCTGACTTGATACATGTTTCGTCAAAAGCTGTACGCAACGTACGAGGTGCGCTATATGGGTGGGTAAGTGGGTATGTAGGTTTACACAAAATTAGTGCAGATTAGACTCGTTATTATCTTGTTCACTTTAATGGCGGCTCGTTTTCGTTTGTGGATTTCGAGGACTGCACTACTACTTTCTCGGACTCCGACCCGGGGAGGTTTGCACGTGGTTCTAATTCGATAGAATCTAGCGCAGCTGCTGGCTGTTGTGGCGGTGGTGTTCGTGTGCCGTCGCTTGGTACATTGTTGACCGTGGTATCTTTTCGCTCAGCGACGTCTGCTTCCGTTTTAGGGTGAATGTCAAGTTTTCGTTCACCTTTGTACTGCTCTGCTGAAGTTTCCGGAATATCATCCCCTAGAATAGACTCCTCCCTTGAGAGCGGTGACTTTGGGTAAACAGTCTCAtgatcatcaccatcacggCTGATAGCACCGACGTTGAAATCTAGGCTCTCGCgcttgaagaaaagattACTCAATCGCTTCCTTCTACTTCCGCTGCGTGAAATGGTGGAGGACGCTTCGCTGCGAAATGACTGGAACGACTGCCGTCTGTCTTTATCTGTGTTCGTGTTCGTGGTGTCAATGGACTCTGTGGTGCTTGCCAAGGTCGGAGTGGACGGAGAAGTCACAGCAGCACTCGCGgttggggaagacgaagctgACTTTTTCTCCTGCcactcctttcttttctcagaGGCCCATGTACCCCAAGAACTGAAGTATGCGCCTGCCTTCTGGCCAACGGCGCTGACGGAGGCTTGGGCCTGCGTCATATCTACGGCGGGTACAGCGACTTTGCGGTTTGGGAACCACGACGAGGCGCTGGTGCTCGAGTTTGAGGTGGAGTCGGAGTGTGAGGTTGGAAGAGTAGAGGACCGGTCCAGGGATGGACGCGGTGACTGGGTTGCTGCCTTTTCTTCATTCCGTTTGCGCTGTGCTTCACGCATGGCCTCGATGTCCGCCCAGAAGCTGTTGAATGCAGCGGAAACTTTCTTCTGGCCTGTAGAAAGATGTCGATTGAGGGCTTCACGGCCTTCACGCACTTTTTCGTCGAGGTGGAGGTCCGCGACTTGCTGAGAAATTCGTCTTTGAACATCATCGATTGTGAGGCCGCCAGCAGAGGGATGTCGAGGCTCAGCGACAGAGAATAAAAGCGCGTCCGAGGTAAGGCGTTGAAACAAAGCGTAGTTGGAAGTAGTTCTCCAATGAGCTAAGAACTCTTGGTTGAACTCTAGCGCTGGGTCCCCCTCGATGTTATAAGAGTCTAACTGCGCTCGGTTACGGCGGCTCGGTTCACCAGTCAGGTAGGAGTTGAGTTCTTCATGATACTTCATGCATGATAGTAATGCCAGAAGGTACTCCTCGAATTGAAGCCTTATAAACTCTTCCGAACCCATGTACCCATGCGTTTTGGGTTGGTTGGGATGTGCTTCGTCCCATGTATCGTTCACAATCTGAGTAATGGCATCGATCCAGCGTCGATCCGCAACGGATAGGGTCAGTGCGTTTCGTAAAGAAGATGACGTGATATTAATCGTATCTTCGTCGAGCTGGTGAAAGTGGTCTTCTTAGAGCAGGTTTTGTGAATGTGCAGGACTTTCTTACATTAATCAAGATATCGCTATAGCGATCTTTCTGCTGCAGTAGCAAAGAATTCGTAGAACCAACAACGTAAGATTTTGTTCCATCATCTGCCAGTAgatccagctgctgcagaggtgTGTACGGTCCAAACATACTTCCCTAAGGCAATGTGAGATTAATCTATACTCGGAGGGACACATAATGTGCGCATACCTTTCCAAAAATCTGCAACGGGAGGCCCATATATGCCAGCACTGCTAGTATCAGTACAAAGACTCATGACAGAAATTATGTGCGCATCATCATACAAGAGCTCCTATCGCTGGTTTTGAGAGAAGTCGGTTTCTTAACGGTCTGCGCATATGTATCAAAGGAAGGGTCGGCGCAATCTTGAAGGTGGTTCATGAGCCCCGGGATCAAAGAGACGAGCGAAAACTGGATCATGCATAGCCGTTCGCATCTTGagccgaagaaaagcatcTATTCCGTGGTAATTGATAAGCATGGAGAGACAGCAAAGAAGTAAAAATAGACTACCTTTGGTTGCAAAAGTAATGCCTTGAATAGAACGAGGGTCTGGTATTTGTAATCGTGGATCATTTCTCGTAGAGAAAGACCTGGTGCATGTCAGTAGCTGGTCGGTGCCGGTTAGGTTCGATCGAGTCTCACCAAGGGTTTGGTCTTTGAAACCTTCATCTTTTTGCAGACTAATCACCAAACCTTCCCGGAATTTCTAACAAGAGTGCGTTAGCAACAAATAACTAAGCGACAATTCTTAGGATTCCAACCTTTAAAATATCGAGATCCGAAAAGTCCCTATTTGGACCTCTTAACATCAGCAAGCATCCCAAGGCACATAGAGCTCCCTCCACATTTTTTATGTTTATCCTTATCTCCATCCACAACCAGGTCCGAGGTAAGACAACCGTGACTGGCAGACTTACCGCTGCGCAAACCATGCCGAGGTGACGACAGAAAGTTTCTCCCTCAGTTGTCCAAGACACTTTGGATTTTCCGTCACCACAACGACCGCCTTCTGTACGGTAGACCTCGTCACATCCGGTGGTTTGTAAATAAGAGCATTTGAGTCAATTTGCCGCGAACAGGCAATGCCGAAGAGTGATGTCGGGGGCTCGGTGTCGGTGCCTCTGCGGCGGAGGGTAAAGTAGGAGAATTCCTCAGTTGACCTAGCAGCGCCCATACATATCAGCCATAATATCCGTACCAAAGGATAGCCCTGAGCCGTACATATGCGCTCCATCTGAAAGCGCCATGAACGGCAGTAGTGACCAGTCATTCTCGGCCGCAGGGTCGGTCCCTTCTGGTCCAATGCATAGTTCGATCTCCGGGCCCCTGTACAATTCACTGCGTCAGTACTGGTTGACAGTAAGATTTGGTTTTTACAAAGTACATGCTAGCCTTTCGGCTAAGTCGCATCGACGAAGAGAGCTCCAACACCTGAAAGCGGAGACAGAAAACGAGCTCAATCCCGGCCGGGATTGCTGATGATTGATCACCAGATTCTTTGCTCGGCGAAGCCACTCACCTAGCATGGTGGAAGTCGATGACCAGGACAATAGGATCTTTGTAAACCCGGGTGTGCGACATGGTGTTGCATCCAGCAAAAGACCAAGGTGAGACCGGCTCCAGTGGTGATTCCAGGGGATCCTCCCTGCTAGAACAAAGGAAGGACTGGGAAGGCGTCCGCTTAAATCAGACAAACAGACGACGACAAATGCAAACAAAAAAGAATTCGAGAAAAGACAAGGAGAGCGAGTGGTTGTAGGCGATCGGTTTCTTTTGGTGGGCGGTGACAATTACCTCGTCGGGAGGGACCCCGCAGCGACCCCTGAGTAGGTATGGATGAGTGTAATATCTGGAGTACGATGTCTGAGCAAAGATGTATTgcatttatatatatctcgTTCGTAGGACAGATCTGGCAACCTCAAAGGGCACGTGCAAAAGAGCTAACAAATTGCCCTCAAACCATCACTTACCAACCAAGCAATAGGTAATGGCCATGTAGTGTAATTCAAGGTCATTCAGCAGGACAAGGGTGGATTAGACTTTAATAAAGACACATCGCGCATGACATAAATATAATCGTTCATAAATAAAACATATAGCCACATCACAGCTCTCGCGCCCAGTCTACATGCCAGAGATAgaggaaaaaaggaaaaaaagcCCACGATATCGTGCTTATACTGCTACCAGCGCCGCATCCACGCGATTCATTAGGGCTTTATTGGAAACCTTGCTGGTTGAGCCCGGCTCCCTCGACAAGGGCGGGGTTGATGTCGCCGCCCTGATCGATGTTGTGGAAGTCCAGAATCTCCGAATACCTGAGTGCCGAGTTAGTTCAAGAATCCTAATAGATGTTGATAAACAGAATGCAACCCACATCATGATTTTCCACGTGTCCACGGGCAAGTCGGCGTCATTGAAAGACCAATCGAATTTCTCCTCCGCTACCGGCTCATCTGTCTCATCGTGGTATGGCGCTAGGTATGGGGCCGCGAGCGCCGCTTCAGCGCTGATTCGGTCCTTCGGGTTGTAAACGAGCATTGCTTTAAGAAGGTTGATAGCTATTTTCCGTTAGAGGCCACCATCAAGCATATATGAATACAAAAGCGGGACACGTACTGTTTTTATaatcttcatcctcttcgggTTTCTTGTCGGGATGCACGAGCGCCAGGAACTTCGGCAATTTCGCCAAATCTTGAGGCTCCCGCTTTGGTAGCGACTTGACGAACCGCAGAGTCTGTTTGTGAGAAGTCTATTAGCGCGCGATTCCAAAATCAAAAGATGGCAGGGAGCTGTTTCTCACGTTTTCACTGCAAATGGTCTGAATTACATCATCTGGAGGAGTTCCGAGAAGCTCTGTGATGATGGAAAACTGGTTGACATGGTCTTTCCCGGGGAACAATGGCGCTCCCAGCAACATCTCAGCGAAAATGCACGCTGCGCTCCAAACATCCACCTTTGCATCATATTTCTGCCATGTGAGCATGATTTCTGGCGCACGGTAGTACCTGGTCGAAACATATCCTGTCATCTGAGGATCTTGAATGCGCGCGAGTCCGAAATCGCAGATCTTAAGATCACAATTTtcgttgatgaggatattgctgggtttgagatCGCGATGCACGACCCCTGCCGAGTGGACATATTTAAGTCCTCGCTGGTCAAGTTAGCTTGAAAACTGGTTGCCGCAGACGCCGTATTAGAACGCACCATAATCTGATATAAGAAGTATTGTATAAACTGCTTCTCCAACggcctggaggagatgagTCTATGCAAATCGGTACCCAGAAGCTCCGTGACGAAATAGCTGTAACCTAAGTCAGAATGCATTCCAGGACGGAGTTAACGCGGGTATCACGGGGCGGGCGCACATGTCCTCAAGAGGAGAAATGAAGATATCGCTCAAGCTGATGATCTACTAGTCATTAATATCATGATAGCCACATGCAAGACAGATAACTTCGAACGAGGACTGACGTTTTCGTGTCGCAGGTGCTTCAGAAGCTTCAGTTCGCGATAAGTCCTCTTGGAAAGAACCGGCGTGCTGAAAGGCTTCATAATTTTCTTAACAGCAACCGGCTGTGCGGTCAATTGATCCCTCGCGGAGCTATAAAGATTGGAGAGACATATCAGTATGAGGTGCAGTCCAAGCGGGGAAAGGCATAACCAAGGCTATCCTGGGCGATGCGCCGTTGTGAGGGGAGGGGTCAGAGCCATACCAGACCAGTCCAAAAGCACCCATTCCTACGGGTTGCAAGTCTGTATATCTGCAGTCGGTCATGTAAGCACGAGCCGCGGATTCCCATGCGCGCTCAAGAGAAATCATACCTGCTGGTGATCTCGAAGGTCGTGCCGAAAATCTGGGCACGTACAAATTCCGCCATTTTGATCGAGAGTGAGCCGGGGACCAGGCGCGGGCGCGGTAAAAAGATTCTGTTGTCTTTGGCTGCGGAACTTGACGGTCCTGCTTGCAAGATGAGTGAGAGGTGAGGggtggaagaaaaaaagagaatGGAGGAGAGTGGGATAAGATAGAGAAGACAGTCGTGAAATGACGAGGGGAGGAGCCGGTGGTGCACTGGTGGCGGCGCGACCAAGCCGAATGAATGGTGTGTGGGGAACTAGGACAGGACGAGTGCCTCCTACTTAAGTTTAGTTTGCTGTGCTAGTAGCAAGTTTCCGATCCTTGAAGGGACAGAAAAAAATAATGACGTGCGACTTGAGATACCacagcaagctggagaaaggaATAGACCGCACGCACTTGGGCAGGCCGCGAGTTGCCAACACCGCAGACTACATTGGGGGACCTTGCAATCGCACCTACACCTGGCACACATTGGCCGGAAGATGTTTCCAAGCCTCCAATTACAGCTTACTAACATCGTCTTG
Protein-coding sequences here:
- the sakA gene encoding mitogen-activated protein kinase hogA (transcript_id=CADANIAT00001630) — encoded protein: MAEFVRAQIFGTTFEITSRYTDLQPVGMGAFGLVCSARDQLTAQPVAVKKIMKPFSTPVLSKRTYRELKLLKHLRHENIISLSDIFISPLEDIYFVTELLGTDLHRLISSRPLEKQFIQYFLYQIMRGLKYVHSAGVVHRDLKPSNILINENCDLKICDFGLARIQDPQMTGYVSTRYYRAPEIMLTWQKYDAKVDVWSAACIFAEMLLGAPLFPGKDHVNQFSIITELLGTPPDDVIQTICSENTLRFVKSLPKREPQDLAKLPKFLALVHPDKKPEEDEDYKNTINLLKAMLVYNPKDRISAEAALAAPYLAPYHDETDEPVAEEKFDWSFNDADLPVDTWKIMMYSEILDFHNIDQGGDINPALVEGAGLNQQGFQ
- a CDS encoding cupin domain-containing protein (transcript_id=CADANIAT00001627) gives rise to the protein MIRPSSEIQVTSRQIPQWERIPNTSIQHKPLIIYHQAFSASAEELSKHLDKIGEVSARWTYSMYPQTHFHSTSHEVLGVVSGSAKLCFGGEGNPDRFEPEVSEGDLIIVPAGVGHRLLSETDEAQRPFMMVGAYPRGKSWDMCYGRPGEEHNLRNIESLEWFQADPLYGKDGPALKG
- a CDS encoding phospholipase D regulator (transcript_id=CADANIAT00001626); this translates as MAQDVGEVRVQPPNASLHPDDALTEKSSVAEWSSSPLKHSPGGHISDNPPMEASRAESTDQTAGLPQITGDEVAENAGPSQAWGRKLRTLPAWIRSLEYPVDDIEATATSRLLPSQPNEAVVAQHNHSPYSTSKPGLGADRGHSMDGEPARESRWKSFSKTIAYPREPGLEEKLVTPEWLHENHGNYALPWRGQLEPDEDTEDPLKKKRRREMWFKRFHNTLLQSPIVPLVIRLTVWSFSLTALALGGSIQRLSSDFPRPQGPSALMAIIVDAVALVYLVYITWDEYTAKPLGLRSPAAKARLILLDIFFIVFDSANLSLAFESLSSAEGACTYAEINQTLVPKNDNICRRQVALASVLLIALIAWLVTFSISVLR
- the culA gene encoding cullin CDC53 (transcript_id=CADANIAT00001628), encoding MAPLMPQAPHKDDLEETWVFLENGINNVMVKLEDGVDMKNYMALYTAVHNFCTSHKAVSGQAIQAQRGAHLLGEELYRKLGEYLSRHLEWVHGESMGHTDEALLSFYIREWQRYTTAAKYINHLFRYLNRHWVKREIDEGKKNVYDVYTQHLVKWKEDFFLKVHEKVMGAVLKLVEKQRNGETIEQSRIKSIVDSFVSLGLDETDPTKSTLEIYRYYFQRPFLEATRIYYEDESRQFVADNSVVEYMKKAEIRLEEEKARVGLYLNNDISKDLTSTCLDVLVTAHSELLRDEFQPLLDNERQDDLARMYRLLSRIKDGLDPLRTKFEAHVRRAGLSAVEKVAAEGDSFEPKMYVDALLSVHTRYHSLVKEAFNGESEFVRSLDNACREFVNRNKICKSGSTKTPELLAKYTDSLLKRGSKAAEESELEEMLVQIMTVFKYIEDKDVFQKFYSKMLAKRLVHVSSVSDDAETSMISKLKEACGFEYTNKLQRMFQDIQISKDLNSSYKDWLEKSFLDDDDRKKLVDSHFQILGTGFWPLTAPSTSFLAPPEIVKTSERFQKFYCDKHNGRKLTWLWQLCKGELKANYIKNTKVPYTFLVSTYQMGILLLFNESDTLTYSDIQKATTLTPEILDPNLSIFLKAKVLNISPEGSKPGPDSTFSLNYNFKNKKIKVNLNIQIRSEQKVETDDTHKTIEEDRKLLLQSAIVRIMKSRKKMKHVQLVQEVIHQVKSRFPPQVPDIKKNIEALMEKDYIERLDGDEIAYIA
- a CDS encoding putative Avl9 protein (transcript_id=CADANIAT00001629), with the translated sequence MSHTRVYKDPIVLVIDFHHARGPEIELCIGPEGTDPAAENDWSLLPFMALSDGAHMSTEEFSYFTLRRRGTDTEPPTSLFGIACSRQIDSNALIYKPPDVTRSTVQKAVVVVTENPKCLGQLREKLSVVTSAWFAQRDFSDLDILKKFREGLVISLQKDEGFKDQTLGLSLREMIHDYKYQTLVLFKALLLQPKMLFFGSRCERLCMIQFSLVSLIPGLMNHLQDCADPSFDTYAQTVKKPTSLKTSDRSSLLAYMGLPLQIFGKGSMFGPYTPLQQLDLLADDGTKSYVVGSTNSLLLQQKDRYSDILINLDEDTINITSSSLRNALTLSVADRRWIDAITQIVNDTWDEAHPNQPKTHGYMGSEEFIRLQFEEYLLALLSCMKYHEELNSYLTGEPSRRNRAQLDSYNIEGDPALEFNQEFLAHWRTTSNYALFQRLTSDALLFSVAEPRHPSAGGLTIDDVQRRISQQVADLHLDEKVREGREALNRHLSTGQKKVSAAFNSFWADIEAMREAQRKRNEEKAATQSPRPSLDRSSTLPTSHSDSTSNSSTSASSWFPNRKVAVPAVDMTQAQASVSAVGQKAGAYFSSWGTWASEKRKEWQEKKSASSSPTASAAVTSPSTPTLASTTESIDTTNTNTDKDRRQSFQSFRSEASSTISRSGSRRKRLSNLFFKRESLDFNVGAISRDGDDHETVYPKSPLSREESILGDDIPETSAEQYKGERKLDIHPKTEADVAERKDTTVNNVPSDGTRTPPPQQPAAALDSIELEPRANLPGSESEKVVVQSSKSTNENEPPLK